The following proteins come from a genomic window of Bubalus kerabau isolate K-KA32 ecotype Philippines breed swamp buffalo chromosome 20, PCC_UOA_SB_1v2, whole genome shotgun sequence:
- the LSM3 gene encoding U6 snRNA-associated Sm-like protein LSm3, with protein MADDVDQQQTTNTVEEPLDLIRLSLDERIYVKMRNDRELRGRLHAYDQHLNMILGDVEETVTTIEIDEETYEEIYKSTKRNIPMLFVRGDGVVLVAPPLRVG; from the exons ATGGCGGACGACGTGGACCAG CAACAAACGACCAACACTGTGGAAGAGCCCTTGGATCTCATCCGGCTCAGCCTGGACGAGCGCATCTACGTGAAGATGAGAAACGACAGAGAGCTCCGAGGCAGGCTACAT GCTTATGATCAGCATTTAAATATGATATTGGGAGATGTGGAAGAGACTGTGACAACTATAGAAATTGATGAAGAAACATATGAAGAGATATATAAA tCAACAAAACGGAATATTCCGATGCTCTTTGTACGGGGAGACGGTGTTGTGCTAGTTGCCCCGCCACTGAGAGTTGGCTGA